From one Fusobacterium mortiferum ATCC 9817 genomic stretch:
- the purE gene encoding 5-(carboxyamino)imidazole ribonucleotide mutase, translated as MKVAIIFGSKSDTEKMRGAANCLKEFGIEYSAHVLSAHRVPEKLEETLEKLEVEGYDVIIAGAGLAAHLPGVIASKTTLPVIGVPIEAAFNGMDALLSIVQMPKSIPVATVGVNNSYNAGMLAVQMLSLKSPELKEKLRNFRKDMKAKFIADNESGVEL; from the coding sequence ATGAAAGTAGCTATTATTTTCGGAAGTAAATCAGATACAGAGAAGATGAGAGGAGCAGCTAACTGCTTAAAAGAGTTTGGAATAGAGTATTCAGCTCATGTACTTTCAGCTCATAGAGTACCTGAAAAATTAGAAGAAACATTAGAAAAATTAGAGGTAGAAGGTTATGATGTAATTATAGCTGGAGCTGGGCTTGCAGCTCATTTACCTGGAGTTATAGCTTCAAAAACTACACTACCAGTAATAGGAGTACCTATTGAGGCAGCTTTCAACGGAATGGACGCATTATTATCAATAGTACAGATGCCTAAATCAATTCCAGTTGCAACTGTTGGAGTAAATAACTCATACAACGCAGGAATGTTAGCTGTACAAATGCTTTCATTAAAATCTCCAGAACTAAAAGAGAAATTAAGAAACTTCAGAAAAGATATGAAAGCTAAGTTTATAGCTGATAATGAATCAGGAGTAGAACTATAA
- the purC gene encoding phosphoribosylaminoimidazolesuccinocarboxamide synthase: MSVEKKDFIYEGKAKQVYSTTDENLVIIHYKDDATAGNGAKKGTIVNKGVMNNKITAMLFRMLEKNGIKTHLVDVLNDRDQLCQKVKIFPLEVIVRNVIAGSMAARVGIPEGTKPTNTIFEICYKNDAYGDPLINDHHAVALGLCTYEELAEIYRITGQINNLLKDAFDKIGITLVDFKIEFGKNAAGEILLADEITPDTCRLWDKETGKKLDKDRFRRDLGGIEEAYIEVLKRLGA; this comes from the coding sequence ATGTCAGTAGAAAAAAAAGATTTTATTTATGAAGGAAAAGCTAAACAAGTATATTCAACAACAGATGAGAACTTAGTAATAATTCACTATAAAGATGATGCAACAGCAGGAAATGGAGCTAAAAAAGGAACAATAGTAAATAAAGGTGTAATGAACAACAAAATAACAGCTATGTTATTCAGAATGTTAGAGAAAAATGGAATAAAAACTCACTTAGTAGATGTATTAAATGATAGAGATCAACTTTGTCAAAAAGTAAAAATATTCCCATTAGAAGTAATAGTAAGAAACGTAATAGCTGGTTCAATGGCAGCAAGAGTTGGAATTCCAGAAGGAACTAAACCAACTAACACAATATTTGAAATCTGCTATAAAAATGATGCTTATGGAGACCCATTAATCAATGACCACCATGCAGTTGCTTTAGGACTTTGTACTTATGAGGAGTTAGCAGAGATATATAGAATTACTGGTCAAATCAACAACCTATTAAAAGATGCTTTTGATAAAATTGGAATTACTTTAGTAGACTTCAAAATAGAATTTGGTAAAAATGCTGCAGGAGAAATCTTACTAGCTGATGAGATAACTCCAGATACTTGTAGATTATGGGATAAAGAAACAGGTAAAAAATTAGATAAGGATAGATTTAGAAGAGACCTTGGAGGAATAGAAGAGGCTTATATAGAAGTATTAAAGAGATTGGGGGCTTAA
- the purF gene encoding amidophosphoribosyltransferase: MNCTEILMAKDKMEEECGVFGIYSKEVNEVAQITYYGLYALQHRGQESAGISVSNFGEIVTYKGMGLTADVFTPETLNNLVGNAAIGHVRYSTTGASKLENAQPLESRYKLGQIAVAHNGNLTNAKIIRELLEDAGSTFNTSIDSEVIIKMIARKANGNVEDAIRSTVGAIKGAYALVILAGNKLVGVRDPYGIRPLCLGINENGDYILASESCAIDAVGGTLIRDVLPGEMVIIDENGVKSVKYSENNKKAPCSFEHIYFARPDSVIDGLNVYESRVEAGRLLAKQMKVEADVVIGVPDSGIPAAIGFAEASGIPYAIGLVKNKYIGRTFIKPTQALREQAVMVKLNPLKVNLEGKRVVIIDDSLVRGTTSKILIEIIRRAGAKEVHFRSASPAVKHSCYFGIDTAHREELIAARLSVEEIRKEINADTLDYLSMENMLKSLKGCDYCVGCFNGEYPVDTPTEE, from the coding sequence ATGAACTGCACAGAAATTCTAATGGCTAAAGATAAAATGGAAGAGGAGTGTGGAGTATTCGGAATATATTCAAAAGAGGTAAATGAAGTAGCACAAATAACTTACTACGGATTATATGCTCTTCAACATAGAGGTCAAGAGAGTGCGGGAATATCTGTTTCTAATTTTGGAGAGATAGTAACTTATAAAGGAATGGGACTTACTGCAGATGTATTTACACCAGAAACTTTAAATAATCTTGTTGGAAATGCTGCAATAGGACATGTGAGATACTCTACAACAGGGGCGAGCAAATTAGAAAATGCTCAGCCTCTTGAGAGTAGATATAAATTAGGACAAATAGCAGTAGCTCACAATGGAAATTTAACTAATGCAAAGATAATAAGAGAGTTATTAGAAGATGCTGGTTCTACTTTTAATACTTCAATAGACTCAGAAGTTATCATCAAAATGATAGCAAGAAAAGCTAATGGAAATGTTGAAGATGCTATAAGAAGTACAGTAGGAGCTATAAAAGGAGCTTATGCATTAGTAATCTTAGCTGGAAACAAATTGGTAGGAGTAAGAGACCCATATGGAATAAGACCACTTTGCTTAGGTATAAATGAAAATGGAGATTATATTTTAGCTTCTGAATCTTGTGCCATTGATGCTGTGGGAGGAACTCTAATTAGAGATGTATTACCAGGAGAGATGGTAATAATAGATGAGAATGGAGTAAAATCTGTAAAATATTCAGAAAATAATAAAAAAGCACCTTGCTCATTTGAACACATATACTTTGCTAGACCTGATAGTGTAATAGATGGATTAAATGTATATGAGTCTAGGGTAGAGGCTGGAAGATTACTTGCTAAACAGATGAAAGTAGAGGCAGATGTAGTAATAGGTGTACCAGATTCTGGAATACCAGCAGCTATCGGTTTTGCTGAAGCTAGTGGAATACCTTATGCAATAGGGCTAGTAAAAAATAAATATATAGGAAGAACATTTATAAAACCTACTCAAGCTTTGAGAGAGCAAGCTGTAATGGTAAAATTAAATCCATTAAAAGTAAATCTTGAAGGAAAAAGAGTAGTAATAATTGATGACTCACTAGTAAGAGGAACAACAAGTAAGATTTTAATAGAGATAATCAGAAGGGCAGGAGCTAAGGAAGTGCATTTCCGTTCAGCTTCTCCAGCTGTAAAACACTCTTGTTACTTTGGAATAGATACAGCTCATAGAGAGGAGTTAATAGCAGCTAGATTATCAGTAGAAGAGATAAGAAAAGAGATAAATGCAGATACATTAGATTATCTATCAATGGAAAATATGTTAAAATCCCTAAAGGGTTGTGATTACTGTGTAGGTTGTTTCAATGGAGAGTATCCAGTAGATACACCAACAGAAGAGTAA
- the purM gene encoding phosphoribosylformylglycinamidine cyclo-ligase — MAISYKEAGVDKEEGYRAVELMKKAVAKTMNSNVLNGLGSFGAMYELGKYENPVLVSGTDGVGTKLEIALTTKKYDTVGIDAVAMCVNDVLCHGAKPIFFLDYLACGKLDAEVAAELVSGVAEGCYQAGAALIGGETAEMPGFYKVGDYDIAGFCVGAVEKSKIVNGSTTSEGDILIAIPSSGVHSNGFSLVRKVITDYNKEYNGKPISETLLTPTKIYVKPVLAVLEKYNVKGMAHITGGGLPENLPRTISEGHQPVVLKEKLRVLDIFKYIQKEGDIPEDEMYGTFNMGVGFVLVVDPKDKDGVIEELAKYGEEAFEIGYVQKGEKGLCLK; from the coding sequence ATGGCAATTTCATATAAAGAAGCTGGAGTAGATAAAGAGGAAGGATACAGAGCAGTAGAGCTTATGAAGAAAGCTGTTGCTAAGACAATGAATAGCAACGTATTAAATGGACTTGGAAGTTTTGGAGCTATGTATGAGTTAGGAAAATATGAAAATCCTGTATTAGTTTCTGGAACTGATGGAGTAGGAACAAAATTAGAGATAGCTCTTACTACAAAAAAATATGACACGGTAGGAATAGATGCTGTTGCTATGTGTGTAAATGATGTACTTTGCCACGGAGCAAAACCAATATTCTTTTTAGATTATCTAGCTTGTGGAAAATTAGATGCTGAAGTAGCAGCTGAATTAGTTTCTGGAGTAGCTGAAGGTTGTTATCAAGCTGGAGCTGCCCTTATAGGTGGAGAAACAGCAGAAATGCCAGGATTCTACAAAGTAGGAGATTATGATATAGCTGGTTTCTGTGTAGGAGCAGTAGAAAAATCTAAAATAGTAAATGGAAGTACAACTTCTGAAGGAGATATCTTAATAGCTATACCATCTTCTGGAGTACATAGTAATGGATTCTCATTAGTAAGAAAAGTAATAACTGACTATAATAAAGAGTACAATGGAAAACCAATTAGTGAAACTCTTCTTACACCTACAAAAATATATGTAAAACCAGTTCTTGCTGTATTAGAAAAATATAATGTAAAAGGTATGGCTCATATAACTGGAGGAGGATTACCTGAGAACTTACCTAGAACAATAAGTGAAGGACATCAACCAGTTGTATTAAAAGAAAAATTAAGAGTATTAGATATATTTAAATATATTCAAAAAGAGGGGGATATCCCAGAAGATGAGATGTATGGAACATTCAATATGGGAGTAGGTTTTGTACTAGTAGTAGACCCTAAAGATAAAGATGGAGTAATAGAAGAGCTTGCTAAATATGGAGAAGAAGCTTTTGAAATAGGATATGTTCAAAAGGGAGAAAAGGGACTATGTTTAAAATAG
- the purN gene encoding phosphoribosylglycinamide formyltransferase, which translates to MFKIGVLVSGGGSNLQSIIDKSQSRELQCKVEVVIGDRECYGVERAKEAGIDGYTLDRKVLKKELCREIDKIVSERGIDLIVLAGFLSIIDEEFVNKWKGRIINIHPSLLPKFGGPGMYGIRVHEAVLKAGEQESGCTVHYVDTGVDSGEIIAQKRVKVLEGDTPEILQKRVLVEEHKLLPESIAKIISERR; encoded by the coding sequence ATGTTTAAAATAGGAGTTTTAGTTTCTGGTGGAGGAAGCAATCTTCAATCTATAATAGATAAATCTCAAAGTAGAGAGTTACAATGTAAAGTTGAAGTTGTAATTGGAGATAGAGAGTGCTATGGAGTAGAGAGAGCTAAGGAAGCTGGAATAGATGGATATACCTTAGATAGAAAAGTTTTAAAAAAAGAGCTATGTAGAGAGATAGATAAAATTGTTTCAGAAAGAGGAATTGATTTGATAGTTCTAGCTGGATTTTTATCTATCATTGATGAAGAGTTTGTAAATAAATGGAAGGGGAGAATAATCAATATTCACCCCTCTCTTCTTCCAAAATTTGGTGGTCCAGGAATGTATGGTATAAGGGTACATGAAGCTGTACTAAAAGCTGGAGAGCAAGAGAGTGGTTGTACAGTACACTATGTAGATACAGGAGTGGACAGTGGAGAGATAATAGCTCAAAAGAGAGTAAAGGTCTTAGAAGGAGATACTCCAGAGATTTTACAAAAGAGAGTATTAGTAGAAGAACATAAGCTTTTACCTGAATCTATTGCAAAAATTATATCAGAAAGAAGATAA
- the purH gene encoding bifunctional phosphoribosylaminoimidazolecarboxamide formyltransferase/IMP cyclohydrolase, with translation MMKRALISVFDKNGILEFAQFLVKHNVEIISTGGTYRYLKENGVPVIEVAEVTKAPEMLDGRVKTLHPVIHGGILAIRDNEEHMATIKARGIETIDMVVVNLYPFFKKVNEDLTFEEKVEFIDIGGPTMLRSAAKSFKDVVVISDTTDYETVMREMEAGEVTFETRKRLAGKVFNLTSAYDAAISSFLLGDEMPHYLNASYEKVMDLRYGENPHQKAAYYVSTTDSGAMKDFEQLNGKELSFNNIRDMDVAWKVACEFEEPACCGVKHSTPCGAAIGKDIHEAYVKAYECDPVSIFGGIVALNKEVDKATAEELVKIFLEIVIAPSFTEEALEVLRTKKNLRVIKCYHKPMDKVNLVKVDGGILVQDEDLSFSTHYETVTEKAPTEKEMSDLDFGMKIVKHVKSNAIVVAKDKMAIGIGNGETNRIWPTEQAIERAGERIEGAVLASDAFFPFRDVVDTCAKHGIKAIIQPGGSIRDKESIEACNEHGIAMIFNGMRHFKH, from the coding sequence ATAATGAAAAGAGCATTAATATCAGTTTTTGATAAAAATGGAATATTAGAGTTTGCACAATTTTTAGTAAAACACAATGTAGAGATAATCTCAACAGGTGGAACATATAGATATTTAAAAGAGAATGGAGTACCAGTAATAGAGGTAGCTGAAGTAACAAAAGCTCCAGAGATGTTAGATGGAAGAGTAAAAACTCTACACCCTGTAATCCATGGAGGAATTTTAGCTATAAGAGATAATGAGGAGCATATGGCCACTATAAAAGCTAGAGGAATAGAAACTATTGATATGGTAGTTGTAAATCTATATCCATTCTTTAAGAAAGTAAATGAGGATTTGACTTTTGAAGAGAAAGTTGAATTTATAGATATTGGTGGACCTACAATGCTAAGATCAGCAGCAAAATCTTTCAAAGATGTTGTAGTAATTAGTGATACAACTGATTATGAAACTGTTATGAGAGAGATGGAAGCTGGAGAGGTAACATTTGAAACAAGAAAAAGACTTGCTGGAAAAGTTTTCAACTTAACATCTGCTTATGATGCAGCTATATCTAGCTTCTTACTTGGAGATGAGATGCCTCACTATTTAAATGCTTCATATGAAAAAGTTATGGATTTAAGATATGGAGAGAATCCTCATCAAAAAGCTGCTTACTATGTATCAACTACTGATAGTGGAGCTATGAAAGATTTTGAACAATTAAATGGTAAAGAGCTTTCATTTAATAATATAAGAGATATGGACGTAGCTTGGAAAGTAGCTTGTGAATTTGAAGAGCCAGCTTGTTGTGGGGTAAAACACTCTACTCCATGTGGAGCAGCTATTGGAAAAGATATACATGAGGCTTATGTAAAAGCTTATGAGTGTGACCCTGTATCTATATTTGGAGGAATAGTAGCTCTTAATAAAGAGGTAGATAAGGCAACTGCTGAGGAATTAGTAAAAATATTCCTAGAGATAGTAATAGCTCCAAGTTTTACAGAGGAAGCTTTAGAAGTATTAAGAACTAAGAAAAATCTAAGAGTAATAAAATGCTATCATAAACCTATGGACAAAGTAAACCTTGTAAAAGTAGATGGAGGAATCCTAGTACAAGATGAAGATTTAAGTTTTTCTACTCACTATGAAACTGTTACAGAAAAAGCTCCTACTGAAAAAGAGATGAGTGACTTAGATTTTGGAATGAAGATAGTAAAACATGTAAAATCTAATGCTATTGTAGTAGCTAAAGATAAGATGGCTATTGGAATAGGAAATGGAGAAACAAATAGAATTTGGCCTACTGAACAAGCAATAGAAAGAGCTGGAGAGAGAATAGAGGGAGCTGTCCTTGCTTCTGACGCTTTCTTCCCATTTAGAGATGTAGTAGACACTTGTGCAAAACATGGAATCAAAGCTATAATTCAACCTGGAGGTTCTATTAGAGATAAGGAATCTATCGAAGCTTGTAATGAGCATGGAATAGCTATGATATTCAATGGAATGAGACATTTCAAACACTAA